In the genome of bacterium, one region contains:
- a CDS encoding sigma-54 dependent transcriptional regulator, with translation MTFEARSRILIVDTDVDFADSIRELLSEEEIEIDSARNSSEAFDELFRSPYDALLVNMTLGNESGLDILRELNLSGSLLPVIVMTSHASIETVAAATNLNAFDYITRPVDKTELFSVIRSALRSSRKASTDPRNQTSGKTAPIIGQSGAMVQVYKAVARVAQTSSTVLITGESGTGKELIARAIHDHSNRSRNSFIPINCGALSETLLESELFGHQKGAFTGANTAHVGIFESASGGTVFLDEVSETSAAFQIKLLRVLQEKTIKPVGSTKEKPVDVRIIAATNQTMEALMNSSFRKDLLY, from the coding sequence ATGACCTTCGAGGCTAGGAGCCGGATCCTTATTGTCGATACCGATGTAGACTTTGCTGACAGTATCAGGGAGCTGCTTTCTGAAGAAGAAATCGAAATAGACAGTGCGAGAAATAGCTCTGAGGCATTCGATGAACTGTTCCGCTCACCTTATGATGCACTGCTCGTTAATATGACCCTCGGCAATGAATCAGGATTGGATATTTTAAGAGAACTGAACCTTTCAGGAAGCCTTTTACCGGTGATTGTTATGACATCTCATGCTTCCATCGAAACGGTTGCGGCCGCCACGAATTTGAACGCATTCGACTATATCACCCGACCGGTTGATAAAACCGAACTGTTCAGTGTTATAAGAAGCGCTCTGCGCAGCAGCAGGAAAGCAAGCACTGATCCGAGAAATCAGACAAGCGGAAAAACTGCTCCGATCATCGGGCAGAGTGGGGCGATGGTTCAAGTCTACAAGGCAGTAGCTCGTGTGGCACAAACGAGTTCAACCGTTCTCATCACAGGGGAAAGCGGAACCGGTAAAGAGCTCATCGCTCGCGCGATTCATGATCATTCGAACCGTAGCAGAAATTCCTTCATTCCCATTAACTGTGGTGCACTATCCGAAACATTGTTAGAGAGCGAATTGTTTGGTCACCAGAAAGGGGCTTTTACTGGAGCGAATACTGCGCATGTCGGTATTTTCGAAAGCGCATCCGGAGGTACAGTATTTCTTGATGAAGTGAGCGAAACCTCTGCAGCTTTTCAGATAAAACTCTTGCGTGTCTTGCAGGAAAAAACCATAAAACCTGTTGGAAGCACGAAGGAGAAACCTGTGGATGTGCGAATCATTGCGGCTACCAATCAAACCATGGAAGCTCTGATGAATTCCTCGTTTCGAAAGGATCTTCTCTAT
- a CDS encoding DUF4394 domain-containing protein, with product MNRSLQVFEVNRISKLKLLILAISFIGGFASYSLAGQTLYAITTNNTLVQFDSSNPCTIASAQSVSGLAEDEALVGIDFRPATGDLYGLGSSNRIYLINTSTGQATAVGTTEFAIPIQGKAVGFDFNPTVDRIRIVTNTGQNLRVHPGTGAIVGFDTNLAYAGTDANAGVHPVVVAAAYTNPDNDPATGTTLYDLDVRLNILAIQNPPNSGTLNTVGSLGADSNVLTGFDIAPSGTAYAALKITGQASTDCGKSTLVTVNLANGSTTVLGVIGTEKSIRGLAAPAP from the coding sequence ATGAATCGATCACTTCAGGTTTTTGAAGTCAACAGAATTTCAAAACTCAAACTATTGATCCTGGCGATTTCTTTTATTGGTGGATTTGCCTCGTACTCACTCGCGGGACAAACTCTTTACGCCATTACAACGAATAACACGCTGGTTCAATTCGACAGCTCGAATCCGTGCACTATTGCATCTGCCCAATCAGTGTCGGGTCTGGCTGAGGATGAGGCACTTGTGGGCATCGACTTCCGCCCTGCAACCGGAGATTTGTATGGTCTGGGAAGCAGCAACCGAATCTACCTCATTAATACTTCGACGGGGCAGGCTACGGCCGTCGGCACAACAGAGTTTGCAATTCCTATCCAGGGAAAAGCGGTCGGTTTCGACTTTAATCCCACGGTTGATCGCATTAGGATTGTGACGAATACGGGACAAAATCTACGGGTTCATCCAGGTACAGGAGCTATCGTCGGTTTCGACACAAATCTCGCCTACGCCGGCACAGACGCAAACGCGGGCGTACATCCAGTTGTTGTGGCTGCAGCCTATACGAATCCGGATAACGACCCCGCAACTGGCACAACACTATATGATCTGGATGTCCGGCTCAATATTCTGGCCATACAAAATCCACCAAATTCGGGAACGTTGAATACCGTGGGTTCTCTTGGAGCTGACTCAAACGTGTTAACCGGATTTGATATAGCCCCCTCGGGAACTGCGTATGCGGCATTAAAAATTACGGGCCAGGCATCAACAGATTGTGGAAAATCAACTCTGGTCACTGTGAATCTAGCCAACGGTAGCACTACGGTGCTTGGTGTGATCGGCACTGAGAAATCAATCCGCGGACTTGCTGCGCCTGCTCCGTAG
- a CDS encoding putative porin — MDKHKFSALISLFLLLVSVSVFAGDRMRFTSQLMLRYERQTFTQIPLPRDAVNRYRLRWRPGLLFLPHPDLELAIEGEANVIEESDEDVPAPRSPEFHTPVFDRDNFKRDDVVLSRAYLRYTPVPQLDLRAGKFENPFLVTEMLWDNDLHPNGVALQTEYVSADEKIRLTGRIADYYASHYQDDRTNVFAVQGGVQTRLGNATVTFATAYYDYDVKELPVFLFRTNTRSDPTLINDYNLLDLIGRVRFNFSIPLVVQLDHVHNTAAPDTSMPLVNAVRLNRLRSPNSPKATTDHTIPTGRGNDGILAEILIGKLDVARDFRIGYGFHRVESDAVLAAYSTDDWWFVTRVKGHRFRFSFMPVQSVLFHFSFLRQTLIDQVGSFSRLQISTEINWP; from the coding sequence ATGGACAAGCATAAGTTTTCTGCGCTGATCTCCCTCTTCCTTCTGCTAGTAAGCGTCTCTGTTTTTGCCGGAGATCGAATGCGATTTACTTCTCAATTGATGCTCCGTTACGAAAGACAGACTTTTACACAGATCCCGCTGCCGCGAGATGCGGTGAATCGCTATAGACTTCGCTGGCGGCCCGGTCTGCTTTTCTTGCCGCATCCCGATCTGGAATTGGCCATCGAAGGTGAAGCCAATGTGATTGAGGAAAGCGATGAAGATGTCCCTGCGCCTCGATCACCGGAGTTTCACACTCCTGTTTTCGACCGCGATAACTTTAAGCGAGATGATGTTGTCTTAAGCAGGGCATATCTTCGATATACTCCTGTCCCACAACTCGATTTAAGAGCAGGTAAGTTCGAGAATCCGTTCCTCGTTACAGAAATGCTATGGGACAACGATCTTCATCCCAATGGAGTAGCGCTTCAAACCGAATATGTTTCAGCTGATGAAAAAATCCGTCTGACCGGGCGAATTGCTGACTACTATGCGAGTCACTATCAAGACGATCGCACAAATGTTTTCGCTGTGCAAGGCGGCGTTCAAACCCGATTGGGAAATGCCACCGTTACTTTTGCAACCGCCTATTATGATTATGACGTGAAAGAGCTTCCTGTTTTTTTGTTTCGCACCAACACACGATCCGATCCTACTCTAATAAATGACTATAATCTTCTCGACCTGATTGGAAGGGTTCGTTTTAATTTTTCCATACCACTGGTTGTTCAACTGGATCATGTGCACAACACGGCGGCCCCCGATACTTCTATGCCCTTGGTGAACGCCGTTAGACTGAATCGCCTGAGATCTCCGAACAGTCCTAAAGCAACAACCGATCATACGATTCCCACCGGACGCGGGAATGATGGAATCCTGGCCGAAATCCTGATTGGAAAACTTGACGTTGCCCGGGATTTTCGAATTGGCTACGGTTTTCATCGAGTTGAATCGGATGCGGTACTTGCAGCCTACAGTACTGATGACTGGTGGTTTGTAACTCGGGTGAAAGGCCATCGATTCCGTTTTAGTTTTATGCCTGTGCAATCCGTCCTTTTTCATTTCTCATTCCTTCGGCAAACGTTGATTGATCAAGTAGGAAGTTTTTCTCGCTTGCAAATTTCAACAGAAATCAATTGGCCCTAA
- a CDS encoding right-handed parallel beta-helix repeat-containing protein, with translation MQNKQIHSTFVFQLAITLMVLIGLSSANVFANHPVLVEVNNCSDFGPGSTLVPPGTCGDYDGDGRIGTAEDADNATDRIFGTITAALGSANGGANQNGRVTVITSGRFPEQVVISAATGNVTLEAAPGVEANIDAVLAGDANNNNARQGQPGIVINAASNRRVVLRNLVSRNWKEGITIVGNSRVSIDNCRVENNTNYGIRVMDAARVAITNTQVNSTGFRAGATGDFPVNNNPNPGNGIEFENSSRGTIAFSVVTHSFRAGVSKDAGASLSLVSVILFGNNPNKTGL, from the coding sequence ATGCAAAATAAACAGATTCATTCAACTTTCGTTTTTCAATTGGCCATAACTCTCATGGTGTTGATAGGACTCAGTAGTGCAAATGTGTTTGCCAATCACCCGGTCCTTGTTGAAGTAAACAATTGTTCTGACTTCGGGCCAGGTTCAACACTGGTTCCGCCTGGAACATGTGGAGATTACGATGGTGATGGCCGGATCGGGACCGCTGAAGATGCAGATAATGCAACCGACCGCATTTTCGGAACGATAACGGCTGCGCTTGGATCGGCAAACGGTGGCGCCAATCAGAATGGCCGCGTCACCGTTATTACTTCCGGCCGTTTTCCGGAACAGGTGGTAATATCTGCGGCTACTGGAAACGTCACCCTGGAAGCAGCGCCAGGTGTGGAAGCAAATATTGACGCAGTGCTTGCCGGCGATGCTAATAATAACAATGCTAGACAAGGTCAACCGGGAATCGTCATCAATGCGGCATCCAATCGTCGCGTGGTTCTTCGAAATCTTGTGAGCCGCAATTGGAAAGAAGGTATCACCATTGTTGGTAATTCCCGCGTTTCCATCGACAATTGCCGTGTGGAAAACAACACAAACTATGGAATTCGCGTCATGGATGCCGCTCGTGTCGCGATCACCAACACCCAGGTGAATTCAACAGGATTTCGAGCAGGCGCCACAGGGGATTTTCCAGTGAACAATAATCCGAACCCTGGAAATGGCATCGAGTTTGAGAATTCATCGAGGGGTACCATTGCTTTTTCCGTAGTGACGCACAGTTTCAGAGCCGGTGTTTCGAAGGATGCTGGCGCTTCCTTATCTCTTGTCAGCGTGATTCTTTTCGGAAATAATCCAAATAAGACCGGACTATAG
- a CDS encoding D-aminoacylase, with protein sequence MSERLTRRKFIKDAAIVTTGLAVGSATQIQAAPSYDLVIKNGTILDGTGGAGFRADVGIKADEIIAIGNIAPEQSKKVIDASGLNVCPGFVDIHSHSDGSILSYLDSESRVLQGITTELTGNCGSSAAPMTGIGVEERKKSWLEQEDVRVDWSDVASYFGRLEKEKIGINQALLLGQGTLRESLIGNVDRALTDDELKTILRWVEEGMDQGAVGISTGLEYTPGRYTPTQEIVEMARIVSRRGGLYASHIRNEEATLLEAVNEAVNIGRQTGGRVEVSHLKAAGVINWSKQLGAIHLIESARQNGVEILADAYPYTAYSTGLTVYLKSWALEGTTADLMKRLKDTETRGRMRSELVAHIPTEPGSFDLIVVSSVPSEKNRFTIGKNLSQIGESWKMEAVDAMLRLLEEEEGNVSIVGHGMSPENVRMVLSHPLVMIGSDGLTMAPRGKLGSTRPHPRSYGTYPRVLGYYSREQKIFDLPTAVKKMTSMPADQIGLKDRGRIAKSMKADLVLFNPETVKDAATFEEPHRYPLGIEYVIVNGVLAAEHGKQSGARAGRVLRA encoded by the coding sequence ATGAGCGAAAGGTTAACTCGCAGGAAATTCATCAAAGATGCGGCAATTGTGACAACCGGGCTTGCCGTTGGTTCGGCGACTCAGATACAGGCTGCGCCTTCATACGATCTTGTAATCAAAAACGGCACCATTCTGGACGGCACGGGAGGGGCTGGTTTCCGTGCTGATGTCGGAATCAAAGCAGATGAAATTATTGCGATCGGCAATATCGCTCCGGAACAGAGTAAGAAAGTGATCGATGCATCCGGCTTGAATGTTTGTCCAGGATTTGTGGATATTCATTCTCATTCGGATGGCTCCATTCTGAGTTATCTGGATTCTGAAAGTCGTGTCCTTCAGGGAATCACGACAGAATTAACCGGGAATTGCGGCAGCTCCGCCGCGCCGATGACAGGCATAGGTGTAGAGGAACGAAAGAAATCGTGGCTGGAACAGGAAGACGTGCGGGTAGATTGGAGTGATGTTGCTTCTTACTTTGGACGTCTGGAAAAGGAGAAAATCGGCATCAACCAGGCTCTACTACTGGGTCAAGGAACTTTAAGAGAAAGCCTGATCGGCAACGTGGATCGCGCATTAACGGACGATGAATTGAAGACAATCCTTCGATGGGTGGAGGAAGGCATGGATCAGGGCGCCGTTGGAATCTCCACCGGACTCGAATACACGCCTGGAAGGTACACTCCCACTCAAGAGATTGTCGAAATGGCTCGCATTGTTTCAAGACGCGGCGGATTGTATGCGTCTCACATCCGCAACGAGGAAGCTACTTTATTAGAAGCCGTGAATGAAGCGGTAAACATTGGCCGTCAAACCGGCGGGCGCGTGGAAGTTTCACATCTGAAAGCGGCCGGTGTGATCAACTGGTCGAAGCAACTGGGGGCGATTCATCTCATTGAATCGGCCCGTCAAAATGGCGTTGAAATCCTGGCGGATGCTTATCCCTATACCGCCTATTCCACTGGTCTGACGGTTTATCTGAAATCCTGGGCACTGGAAGGAACGACAGCGGATCTCATGAAGAGATTGAAGGATACTGAAACTCGCGGCAGAATGCGCAGTGAGCTGGTCGCCCATATTCCGACCGAGCCTGGATCCTTTGATTTGATTGTTGTCAGCAGCGTTCCTTCGGAAAAAAACCGTTTCACAATTGGAAAGAATCTCAGTCAGATCGGCGAATCCTGGAAGATGGAAGCTGTAGATGCGATGTTGCGTTTGTTGGAAGAAGAGGAGGGGAACGTTTCGATTGTGGGGCACGGAATGAGTCCGGAAAATGTGCGCATGGTGCTATCTCATCCGCTGGTCATGATCGGCTCTGACGGTTTAACAATGGCGCCACGCGGAAAATTGGGATCAACGAGACCTCATCCGCGCTCTTACGGCACATATCCACGAGTGCTTGGCTATTACAGCAGAGAACAGAAAATCTTTGATTTACCAACCGCTGTGAAAAAGATGACGAGTATGCCTGCGGATCAAATTGGACTCAAGGATCGCGGGCGCATTGCAAAATCCATGAAGGCGGATCTGGTTCTTTTCAATCCTGAAACCGTAAAAGATGCCGCCACCTTCGAAGAACCGCATCGTTACCCATTGGGGATTGAATACGTCATTGTGAACGGCGTTTTGGCCGCAGAACATGGCAAACAGAGTGGCGCACGCGCGGGCAGGGTTTTGCGCGCCTGA
- a CDS encoding AI-2E family transporter yields MTEPENSLLQGPHEERIRKLQSEKFSRYFLLVLFIGIIILFFNMIKIFLIPIVLAAVITTLFYPFYLSLLSGVRNRRNIAAFLCCFVLLIVFLIPLFFLAQIVSGEAAQFYQTAGQKLREWFSPGQDGLLMRLQQNPWFQRLRLDQWNWQQALGDVFSNAGSLLATIISKTSGGAFYLLANVFVTLFICFYFFRDGESMMKSIRKLVPLSDRYIDALIGRFTLVSRATIKGTVVIGLIQSTLGAITLWIFGVGSPLLWFMVMLILSFIPIVGAWLVMHPAAIIQFLLGHHWQGIGIFLVTILIISNIDNVIRPRLVGQFSGLHDLIIFFSALGGIKMFGPLGVLIGPVVASFFVTLLEIYSVEFKSHLEISTETPRIVGPPASQ; encoded by the coding sequence ATGACCGAGCCCGAAAATTCTCTTCTTCAGGGCCCACACGAAGAGAGGATTCGCAAACTCCAATCCGAGAAATTCAGCCGCTATTTCCTGCTTGTTCTCTTCATCGGCATCATCATTCTCTTTTTCAACATGATCAAAATCTTTTTGATTCCGATCGTGCTTGCCGCAGTTATCACTACGCTGTTTTATCCTTTTTATCTTTCGCTGCTTTCAGGCGTTCGTAACAGACGAAATATTGCTGCTTTCCTGTGTTGTTTTGTGCTCCTGATTGTGTTTCTGATTCCACTGTTTTTCCTAGCTCAGATTGTTTCGGGGGAAGCGGCTCAGTTTTATCAAACCGCCGGGCAAAAACTGCGGGAATGGTTTTCTCCCGGGCAAGACGGATTGCTGATGCGATTGCAACAGAACCCATGGTTCCAGCGTCTCCGGCTGGATCAATGGAACTGGCAGCAGGCCCTGGGGGATGTGTTTTCAAATGCAGGGTCGCTGCTGGCAACCATCATCAGCAAAACTTCAGGTGGAGCATTTTATCTCCTGGCGAATGTGTTCGTCACTCTTTTCATTTGTTTCTACTTTTTTAGAGACGGTGAATCGATGATGAAATCCATCCGCAAACTTGTTCCACTGAGTGATCGCTACATCGATGCGTTGATTGGCCGTTTTACGCTGGTGTCCCGCGCCACGATCAAAGGAACTGTGGTGATCGGCTTGATTCAGAGCACGCTTGGCGCAATCACTCTGTGGATTTTTGGCGTTGGTTCTCCCCTGCTCTGGTTTATGGTGATGCTGATACTTTCCTTTATTCCGATCGTGGGAGCCTGGCTGGTGATGCATCCTGCTGCAATCATCCAGTTCTTGCTGGGGCATCACTGGCAGGGAATCGGCATTTTCCTGGTTACTATTCTGATCATTTCCAATATCGACAACGTGATCAGACCTCGTTTGGTCGGACAGTTCAGCGGGCTTCACGATCTGATTATCTTTTTCTCCGCGCTCGGCGGAATCAAAATGTTTGGTCCCCTGGGAGTGCTGATAGGACCGGTCGTGGCTTCCTTTTTTGTGACCTTGTTAGAGATTTACTCGGTGGAATTCAAATCCCATCTGGAAATATCCACTGAAACTCCCCGTATCGTAGGTCCGCCCGCATCTCAGTAA
- a CDS encoding ATP-binding protein translates to MKNRRRISYERRILLFILSSGFFGMVVSMIFLWWGPYTAKVQWTLTLFLVALWLGFAFSARERIIRPLQTISNMLAALHEGDYSIRAKRGKPGDALDDVMLEVNQLGTTLREQRLGALEATALLRKVMEEIDVAIFAFDDQHLLRLVNRAGERLMGHPVERLLGRSAAELNLAVCLEGAPKRVLDFAFPGSVGRWDMRRSTFRQGGLPHDLLVLSDLSKALRDEERQVWQRLIRVIGHELNNSLAPIKSISGSLKSLLQRHPRPVDWEQDMDQGLSIVAGRAEALSLFMSAYARLARLPQPQMQPVPVSQWIRQVASLETRVPVKLRPGPELTVQGDQNQLEQLLINLVRNAVDASLETSGDVEVGWTKSNNHLEIWVEDEGPGLATSDNLFVPFFTTKQGGTGVGLVLCRQIAEAHGGILTIENRLHHSGCRAILRLPLY, encoded by the coding sequence ATGAAAAATCGCAGGCGTATCAGTTATGAACGCCGCATTCTCCTGTTCATTCTAAGTTCCGGGTTCTTCGGAATGGTCGTCTCCATGATTTTTCTCTGGTGGGGACCTTACACGGCCAAAGTTCAATGGACACTCACTCTGTTTCTGGTGGCGCTCTGGCTTGGCTTTGCTTTTTCCGCAAGAGAACGGATCATTCGTCCGCTTCAAACAATTTCGAATATGCTGGCGGCGCTGCATGAAGGAGATTATTCGATTCGCGCCAAACGCGGAAAACCGGGTGATGCTCTGGATGATGTCATGCTTGAAGTGAATCAACTAGGCACAACTTTACGCGAGCAAAGACTGGGCGCGCTGGAAGCAACAGCCTTGCTTCGAAAAGTAATGGAAGAAATCGATGTAGCGATTTTTGCGTTTGATGACCAGCATCTCTTGCGGCTTGTGAATCGAGCCGGCGAAAGATTGATGGGTCATCCGGTGGAACGGCTGCTTGGCCGATCGGCTGCGGAATTGAACCTTGCTGTCTGCCTGGAAGGGGCTCCAAAGCGCGTTCTTGATTTTGCTTTTCCTGGAAGCGTCGGGCGCTGGGATATGAGACGCAGCACTTTTCGACAGGGTGGATTGCCTCACGATCTTCTTGTGCTCTCGGATTTAAGCAAGGCTTTGCGCGATGAAGAGCGGCAAGTTTGGCAGCGTTTGATCCGTGTGATCGGACATGAACTAAACAATTCGCTGGCGCCGATCAAATCGATTTCGGGAAGTCTGAAGAGTTTGCTGCAGAGACATCCAAGGCCGGTCGATTGGGAACAGGACATGGATCAGGGTTTGTCGATTGTTGCTGGCCGTGCGGAGGCGCTTTCGCTTTTTATGAGCGCTTATGCTCGGCTCGCGAGGCTGCCTCAGCCGCAAATGCAACCAGTGCCCGTGTCGCAATGGATTAGACAGGTCGCGAGTCTGGAAACTCGGGTCCCGGTCAAGCTAAGGCCCGGCCCCGAACTCACAGTGCAGGGAGACCAGAATCAACTGGAACAGTTACTCATTAACCTTGTGCGAAACGCGGTGGATGCCAGTCTGGAAACTTCGGGTGATGTCGAAGTAGGTTGGACAAAAAGCAATAACCATCTGGAAATCTGGGTGGAGGATGAAGGGCCCGGACTGGCAACTTCCGACAATCTTTTTGTGCCTTTCTTCACCACCAAACAGGGAGGAACGGGAGTTGGCCTGGTGCTATGCCGTCAAATCGCGGAAGCGCATGGAGGGATCCTAACGATAGAAAACAGATTGCATCATTCCGGCTGTCGCGCGATTCTGCGACTGCCGCTTTACTGA
- a CDS encoding sigma-54 dependent transcriptional regulator — protein MAKNSPRILIADDQQDVREALRLLLKNEGYHTETVSSPGSVIRAVEKEDYDVLLMDLNYTRDTTSGTEGLDLLSQIQRLDTTLPVVVMTAWGSVDVAVEAMRRGARDFVQKPWDNARLLSILRTQIELGQALRGQKRLEAENRLLRDQQLPNFVAESRAMKAIVDVVRRVGPSDANVLILGENGTGKSLVAQALHTFSERSAKPMITVNAGGLSEGVFESELFGHVRGAFTDAKTDRVGRFELADGSTLFLDEIANVPPGQQAKLLRVIETGQFEAVGSSRTKHVNVRMISATNADIQAEVQSGRFRQDLLFRLNTIEIRIPPLRDRREDIPVLASYFLQQHNKHYRKQMNSFDPAAMQALLKYSWPGNIRELDHTIERAVLLAHSDHLRVEDLGLQAQKETPKGVEEMSLEEVEAFLIKKALDRYNGNVSQAAKALGLSRSALYRRLQRHGL, from the coding sequence ATGGCGAAGAATAGTCCGCGGATATTGATTGCTGATGATCAGCAAGACGTGCGTGAAGCATTGCGTTTGCTGTTAAAGAACGAAGGTTATCATACCGAAACCGTTTCTTCTCCCGGTTCAGTGATTCGGGCGGTGGAAAAGGAAGATTACGATGTTTTATTGATGGATCTGAACTACACGCGCGACACAACTTCCGGCACGGAGGGTCTTGATCTTCTGAGCCAGATTCAGAGACTGGATACGACTCTGCCGGTTGTGGTGATGACAGCATGGGGCAGCGTGGACGTTGCTGTGGAAGCCATGAGACGGGGAGCGCGCGATTTTGTTCAGAAACCATGGGACAACGCGCGTCTACTTTCAATCCTGCGCACTCAGATAGAACTGGGACAGGCTCTCCGCGGCCAGAAACGTCTGGAAGCGGAGAACCGTTTGCTACGTGATCAACAGCTTCCTAACTTTGTTGCCGAATCACGTGCTATGAAAGCAATCGTGGATGTGGTGCGGCGCGTCGGTCCATCCGACGCAAATGTGCTGATTCTCGGTGAAAACGGCACAGGCAAGAGTCTTGTGGCTCAGGCGCTTCATACTTTTTCGGAACGCTCCGCCAAACCGATGATCACCGTAAATGCGGGAGGGCTATCCGAAGGCGTTTTTGAAAGTGAATTATTCGGACACGTCCGCGGGGCATTTACAGATGCCAAAACGGATCGCGTGGGGCGCTTTGAACTGGCGGACGGAAGCACTTTGTTTTTGGATGAGATCGCAAACGTTCCGCCAGGGCAGCAAGCAAAGTTGCTTCGCGTGATCGAAACCGGACAATTTGAAGCGGTTGGTTCTTCACGAACAAAACACGTGAATGTGCGAATGATCTCTGCAACGAATGCAGATATTCAAGCTGAAGTCCAATCAGGTAGATTTCGCCAGGATCTTCTTTTCCGTTTAAACACAATTGAAATCAGAATCCCACCGTTGCGTGATCGTCGCGAAGATATTCCGGTCCTGGCCAGCTATTTTTTGCAACAGCATAATAAGCATTATCGCAAGCAGATGAACTCCTTTGATCCTGCTGCCATGCAAGCCCTACTAAAGTATTCATGGCCCGGCAATATCCGGGAACTGGATCACACGATTGAAAGAGCTGTGCTTTTAGCGCATTCGGACCACCTGCGTGTGGAAGACCTGGGTCTTCAAGCACAGAAGGAAACTCCGAAAGGAGTTGAAGAAATGAGTCTCGAAGAAGTGGAAGCATTCCTGATCAAGAAGGCTCTGGATCGTTATAATGGAAATGTGAGCCAGGCTGCCAAAGCTCTCGGTCTTAGCAGAAGCGCTCTGTATCGCAGATTGCAGCGTCACGGCTTGTAA
- a CDS encoding ABC transporter ATP-binding protein, which yields MIQLKDIEKYYQSGAGRTYVLRRINLDVPPADFVTIMGPSGAGKSTLLSIVGLLDGSWTGEYYLDGQPVHKMSLKERAELNKRYIGFVFQSYHLLDNLTVYENLELPLTYRNIKKSERESMVADTLDRFSIVGKKGLFPNQLSGGQQQLVAVARAVIGNPKIILADEPTGNLHSSQGKEIMDLFKRLNQDGTTIIQVTHSEKNAEYGTRIINLLDGWIV from the coding sequence ATGATTCAATTAAAAGACATTGAAAAGTATTATCAATCGGGCGCAGGTCGGACTTACGTTTTGCGCCGGATCAATTTGGATGTTCCACCGGCGGATTTTGTCACCATCATGGGTCCTTCCGGAGCGGGCAAATCTACGTTGCTCAGCATTGTCGGACTGCTGGATGGTTCCTGGACCGGAGAATATTATCTGGATGGTCAGCCAGTCCATAAAATGAGCTTGAAGGAGCGGGCTGAGTTAAATAAGCGCTACATTGGCTTCGTCTTTCAAAGCTACCATCTGCTGGATAACCTGACCGTATATGAGAATCTGGAGCTTCCTTTGACCTACAGGAATATCAAGAAGTCGGAGCGGGAAAGCATGGTTGCCGACACGCTGGATCGATTCAGCATCGTTGGGAAAAAAGGTCTTTTTCCGAATCAACTATCGGGCGGTCAACAGCAGCTCGTAGCTGTAGCCCGCGCCGTAATAGGAAATCCGAAAATCATTCTTGCAGATGAACCGACAGGCAATTTGCATTCATCGCAAGGAAAAGAAATCATGGATCTGTTCAAACGGCTGAATCAGGATGGCACAACCATCATCCAGGTGACTCACTCCGAGAAAAATGCGGAATACGGAACTCGAATTATCAATTTGCTGGATGGCTGGATCGTTTAG